The uncultured Cohaesibacter sp. genomic sequence GGCGCATCGGTATTGCGCGCGGTTGCCACGGATGGTCACCGTCTGGCACAAGCCCAGTTGCCCGCGCCCGCTGGCGCTCAGGGCATGCCGGGGGTTATCGTTCCGCGCAAGACCGTCTCGGAAGTGCAGAAGCTGATCGAAGATCCGGAAGCCAACATCGCCGTTGAACTGTCTGAGACCAAGATTCGCCTGACAATCGGTCCGGTGGTTCTGACCTCCAAGCTGATTGATGGCACCTTCCCGGACTATGAAAAGGTCATTCCGAAGGGCAACGACAAGGTTATGAAGATTGAAAATGCCTTGTTCGCTCAGGCCGTTGACCGTGTATCGACCGTGTCCAACGAACGCGGCCGCGCCGTCAAACTCAGCCTGCAGCCCAACAGCCTGGTGCTTTCGGTTTCCAACCCGGATTCCGGCACGGCGACCGATGAGTTGACTGTCGAATATGAATCCGATCCGATGGAAATCGGCTTTAATGCCCGCTATCTGCTGGACATCACCAACCAGTTGGAAAGCGACAGCGCGCAATTCCGTCTGGCCGATTCCGGCTCACCGACGCTCATTCAGGACGATGGCGACAACAACACGCTCTATGTGCTGATGCCGATGCGCGTTTAGCAGGGCCTGAAGGCTTGCTAAATAAGTGAAAGATGCATGGGGCATTTCAATTCGAAATGCCCTATTCTTTTGCCAATGTGATTCTTTCTGCTGCATCCAGCCTCAAGTGAGCGGCAGAGTGTTCCTTACTCGAAGGATATGTGGCCTTGAATACAGCTTCGATCTGCCCTGACCCGACTGCCCAGCTTCAGCGGCCTGTCGACAGGGTCACGGTCGCATCGATCAATCTGGCCAATTTTCGCAATTATGCATCCCTCAGCCTCGCCCTTGATGGCAAGCATGTCGTGCTGACAGGTGCAAACGGCTCTGGCAAGACCAATCTGCTTGAAGCCGTTTCCTTTCTCTCCCCCGGACGAGGCCTGAGGCGCGTTGCCTATCCTGAAATTGCACGGGAGCAATCGGGGGAAGGCAGTTGGGCCGTTTCTGTTACGCTCGACACCCCCTCTGGCGACATCAAGCTGGGCACCGGATTGCAGCCGGGCCCGGACGGCGGACTGCAACGGCGCATCCGTATCAATGGTGCCACGGCCAAATCGGCCGAAAGTCTGTCCGATCATGTTTCCGTGCTGTGGTTGACGCCACAGATGGACAGCCTGTTTACCGGCGCGGCCTCCGAGCGGCGCAAATGGCTGGACCGGATGGTACTGGCCATCGACAAAACCCATGGCACACGCGTCAACGCTTTTGAAAAGGCCATGCGACAGCGCAACCGCCTGCTAGATGAAGCCCCCCATGAGACCGTCTGGCTTGACGGGATCGAGGCACAGATGGCCGAATTCGGCTCTGCCATTGCCACCGCGCGGGCAGAATTGATTGCGCTACTGAACCGCTCCTTGTCGATTTTGCATGGCGAGGATGGATCAACGGCCTTTCCCAATGCATTGCTCGATCTTGATGGGCAGTTGGAAAGCGAGGCCTTCTCGCGCCCGGCCATTGAAAGTGAAGAGCATTATCGCTCGGTGCTACGCCAAGGCAGGGCGCGAGATCGTGCCGCCGGGCGCACATTGACCGGCCCCCATCGCTCCGATCTGCTGGTGCGCCATGGCCCCAAAGACATGCCGGCGGCCAAATGCTCTACCGGTGAGCAGAAAGCCCTGCTGCTGGGCATTGTGCTCGCTCATGCCCATCTGGTCTCCGAGAGGGCTGGACGCACGCCTCTGGTGCTTCTGGACGAAGTTGCAGCCCATCTGGACGAGACGCGGAGGCTGGCCCTGTTCGATCTTCTGGACCGACTTGGCTGTCAGGCTTTCGTCACAGGAACGGATGATAGAATCTTTTTACCACTGGGAGAACGTGCAGAACGTTTTAACGTTTCCTGTGGTACAATTCTTCCTCTAGAGTAAGACATCAAGAAGCGGGGCTATTATGGCTCGAAAACGTCGTATTCCTTTTGCCAGATCCAGAAGCAGCCTGATATTCATGTGTATCGCGCTGTTCATTCTTTTGCTGCTGATTACCACTGGCGATTTTTTATCGAAAAAGGACGACGACAAGCTGATTGCAACGCTCGATAGCGCGCAAATCAGGAGGGAAGGCCTCAAGCTCTACAATGCCAATTGCCTCAGTTGCCACGGCGTGGGAGGGCGGAGCACAAGCTTTGGTCCGGCCCTCATCAACCGGATTTATTACAAGGGTAATCTTTCGGATCGGGCCTTCATTCAGGCCGTGAATTATGGTGCTCCGCAACACAATTGGGATTATGGTCCGATGGACCCTGTGGAAGGGCTGACCCAAACTGAAGTCGCCCAGATTCTGGCCTATGTCAGATCCGAGCAGAAACAAGCTCAGAAACGCTGATTTCTGCCACTATTATGTGGTATGAAGGCACTTCTTCGCTTTCTGAAGCAAACTCTCCACAACAGGAGACCGAGATAGCTTGCTGCATGGGCGAGAAGCGGTTGAACGCGGCGAAAAACCTCGTATAAGTGAAGGGTTAGCCGTAGCTTAAGGATGACTGATTCGCATGAGCGATATTGAAAACACCCCCCAGAGTGCAGACGCCGAATATGGCGCTGATTCCATCAAGGTTCTCAAAGGTCTGGATGCCGTTCGCAAACGCCCGGGCATGTATATCGGGGACACTGATGATGGTTCTGGCCTGCATCACATGGTTTACGAGGTGGTGGACAATGCCATCGATGAAGCATTGGGCGGATATGCGGATCTCGTGACCGTAACCCTCAATGCTGAAGGGTCTGTCACGGTCACTGACAACGGACGCGGCATTCCTACCGACATCCACCATGAAGAAGGCGTCTCCGCTGCCGAAGTCATCATGACCCAGCTGCATGCGGGCGGCAAATTCGACCAGAACAGCTATAAGGTCTCCGGTGGCTTGCATGGCGTGGGCGTTTCAGTGGTGAACGCGCTTTCGACCAAGCTGAAATTGCGCATCTGGCGCAATGACAAAGAACATGAAATCGACTTCAAGAATGGCAATGCTGTCAGCCCGCTGAAAGTGCTTGGCCCTGCGAACGGGCAGAAGGGCACCGAGGTGACCTTTACGCCGAGCCCGGAAACCTTCACCCATATCGAATTCAACTTCGCAACGCTGGAACATCGTCTGCGCGAGCTGGCCTTCCTGAACTCCGGTGTCCGCATTCTGCTGACCGATGATCGCGGTCCCGATCAGGTGCAGGAAGAGATGCTCTATGAGGGCGGTCTGGAAGCCTTTGTCACATGGCTCGACCGCGCCAAGAAGCCGATGATCGAAAAGCCTCTTGCTGTCTCTGCCGAAAAAGACGGCATCACGGTGGAAGCGGCCATGTGGTGGAACGACAGCTATCATGAAAATGTGCTGTGTTTTACCAACAACATCCCCCAGCGCGACGGAGGCACCCATCTTGCCGGTTTCCGCGCCGCGTTGACACGTCAGATCACATCCTATGCGGAGAGCTCCGGGCTGCTCAAACGCGAGAAGGTCAACCCAACCGGGGATGACTGCCGCGAGGGCCTTACCTGCGTGCTTTCGGTCAAGGTGCCCGATCCGAAATTCTCGTCCCAGACCAAAGACAAGCTGGTGTCTTCCGAGGTCCGACCGGTCGTCGAAAATCTGATCAACGCCGCTCTTGGCGAATGGCTGGAAGAGAACCCCAATGAAGGCAAGACGATTGTCTCCAAGGTGGTGGAAGCAGCCGCAGCGCGTGAAGCTGCCCGCAAGGCACGGGAGTTGACCCGTCGTAAGGGCGCCCTTGATATCGCGTCGCTGCCTGGCAAGCTCGCCGATTGTCAGGAACGGGATCCGGCCAAATCCGAACTGTTCCTGGTGGAGGGTGATTCCGCTGGCGGGTCGGCCAAACAGGGCCGCCATCGTTCCAATCAGGCCATCCTCCCCTTGCGTGGTAAGATCCTCAATGTGGAACGGGCCCGTTTCGACCGGATGCTTTCCAGTCAGGAAATCGGAACGCTGATCACAGCGCTTGGCACAGGCATCGGCAAGGATGAATTCAATCCTGCGAAACTGCGCTATCACAAAATCATCATCATGACTGATGCTGACGTCGACGGCGCCCACATCCGCACCCTGCTGCTCACCTTCTTCTTCCGGCAAATGCCGGAGCTGGTCGAGCAAGGCCATCTCTATATTGCCCAGCCGCCGCTCTACAAGGTCAAGCGAGGGCAGTCCGAGCAATATCTCAAGGATGAACTGGCTTTTGAAGACTATCTGATCGACACCGGCATTGAAGAAGCGGTTTTGACAACCGGATCAAAAATCGAACGCGCTGGTCGCGATCTGCGCGCCTTGCTTGATGAATCCCGTACCTTCTCTGCTACGCTGGAAGGGCTGCATTCACGCTATAATCGTTCGGTTGTTGAACAGTCAGCCATCAGTGGGCTGTTTGATCCTGCCATTAGCGAAGATGAAAAGCTTATCGAAGAAGCCATGGCGCGGGTCTGCCGCCGTCTTGACCGGATGGCCGAAGAAACCGAACGCGGCTGGGAAAGCATCGTCAAGGATGATGGCTCCTATGTATTCGAGCGTACCGTGCGCGGCGTCAAGGAGACCGCGATACTCGACGCGGCTTTGCTCAATTCCGCTGATGCCATCAAGCTCAACAAGCTGGGCGAGGACATCAAGGAAAACTTCGACTACGGCACAGTGATGCGTCGCCGCGAGAAGGAATATATCATCTACGGTCCGGGCTCCCTTCTCAAGGAAGTTTACCTCCTTGGCCGTAAGGGTATTTCCATGCAGCGCTATAAAGGGCTGGGCGAAATGAATGCCGAGCAGCTTTGGGAAACCACGCTGGATCCGGAAGCCCGCACTCTGCTGCAGGTTCGTGTGCAGGAGGCAGACGATGCCGACGACATATTCGCCAAACTGATGGGTGACGATGTCGAACCTCGACGGAATTTCATTCAGGACAACGCCCTCAACGTGGCGAACCTGGATATCTGATCAAGCAAAGGGCGCACAAAGGTGCGCCTTTTCTTTTTGCAACGCCACTATCGGCTCTTCGCCCTCTCTTCTCATTTGGAGATCCGCCATGCTTGATGCCAATGCCGTTATCGCAAAGCTGGGGATGCAGGCCCATCCGGAAGGCGGCTATTTTGTCGAGACCTTCCGTGATACCGAGGGCCCTGAAGGCCGTGGCCACTCCACTGTCATCTATTATTTGCTCAAAGCGGGAGAAGTCTCTCATTGGCATCGGGTGGATGCGGTAGAAGCATGGTTCTGGCAGGCTGGCGCACCCCTTGAGCTCAGCATCGCGCAAGATGGCGCCGACAAACAAACTCTCATAATGGGACCCGACATTCTGGCAGGCGAGCAACCACAGGGCATCGTGCCACGCCATGCCTGGCAATCCGCACGATCCACCGGAGCATGGAGCCTTGTAAGCTGCATGGTTGCGCCGGGCTTTCTGTTTGAAGGCTTCGAGTTGGCTCCAGATGACTGGTCTCCGAAAAGCTGAGCCTTTCACGCAACAGTCTTGCCGAACCGGCATCTACGCCCCCGGCTGATGGTGACAAGCGTATTGAGCTCGGCTATGGTGTCTCCAAACACACCCGCATTGCGGAATATTTGTCGGAACAGGAGGGTATTTATGAGTGTCATGCGTATCTTCCGGGCATATTGCGGTTGAGCCTTGCGCTCTCGTTGCTTGCCTGGACCGAACGGCCCTGCCGAAAGGCTCGCGCCGCAGGTAGTTTATTGCATAAGGCAAGACAATGACGTCTTTCGATAATTTTCTAAAGCATATACCCGCAAAGTCTGTCGACTCTTCGGATACCTCCTCACAGACATCCCCTTTTGATCCAACAACGGCAGCAAAGCAAAGCTGGACGCTTTCCGAATTGGGCTTTTCGGGCCACTTCATGAGCCAGTTGGACATGGAAGAGCTTGAGCAGCTCACCCCCTATCGTATCTCGGAAATCCAACGTTCCATCGTTGTTGGTCTGGGCGAAGCGGGCACCCGCCCCCTGCGTACGCCACACAAGATACCGACATCCGCTTTCGGCGTGGGGGACTGGGTTCTGGTGGATCATACCGACCAGATTGCCCGACGCCTCGAGCCGCGCTCGGAGTTGAAGCGTCGCGCTGCGGGCACGGATGTGTCCGAGCAGTTGATAGCGTCCAACGTGGATATTCTGTTTGTCGTAACATCTTGCAATGACGATTTTAATCTGGCGCGGATCGAGCGGTTTCTCGCTTTGGCGCGGGATGCGGATGTCACTCCCGTTGTTCTGTTGACCAAGGCAGATCTGTGCGAAGAGCCTAATGCCTATATTGATCAGGCCAAAGACCTGATGGATGGGCTTGATGTGCTTGGGCTCAATGCCAAGGCCCCTGATGTGGTCAATCGGCTTGCGCCCTGGTGCGGTCGGGGCCAGACCATCGCCATGGTCGGATCATCCGGCGTCGGCAAGACGACGCTATTGAATGCATTCACTGGCCGCACTGACGCCACGCAGGATATCCGCGAGGATGATTCCAAAGGGCGACATACAACAACCTATCGCTCCTTGCATCCAACGATCAACGGGGCATGGCTGGTGGACACGCCGGGCATCCGGGCCCTTCGCCTACATGAAAAAAGCACGGGCATCGAACAGGTGTTTGATGACATTCTGGAGCTGGCGAATGACTGCAAATTCCGCAATTGCCGCCATGAGAATGAACCTGGCTGCGCCATTCAGGCGGCCATAAAGGCGGGCGAGCTGGATGCGGCGCGCCTTGAGCGCTGGCGCAAACTGGAAGCAGAAGACAATCGGAACACGCAAAGCGTTGCCCAGAGCCGTCGCAAGTCAAAGGCTTTCGGCAAGATGGTCAAGAATGCGATGAAGGAAAGCAACCGGTTCAAGGGACGTGATCGCGACGATCTTTAAGGATCGTTCCGGTTCCGATTTTCTTATAATCGAGGTTTATAGCATGATTGAAAGGGGCCATTGCATTGGCCCCTTTTTCATAGGCCGCTTGTTCTTTTTAGCGTGGCGCGCAGCGCTGGAATGCCGGCAAATGCTTTTGCTGGGAAGCATCACTCAAGGCTTTAAAAATGGTCGTGATATCCGGATAGGCTGTGACCGCAGGCAACAATTTGTCTTGATAGAGGCCTGCATTGTCGATTTCCGCCTGTATCCCGATAGAGCAAGCTTCTCCCAGAGTTGCCGGAACAACCGCACGGATTTCCGCAGACTTCAATTCTGTATTGGCCGGAATGGCAACACCATAATGTTGCATGATATCGATGAGGGCAGACTGGTGCATCTGCTCAGCGCGGATGATGTTCGAGAAGGGGCGCACGGGGCCGAATTTTTCCATCACGGCATCATAGAAGGCTTCTGCGTGATATTCATCCTGCAGCGCTGTGATCAATGCATCCTCAACGGGTTGAGGCACATTGCTTGCTGCGCTAGCGGGGCTGGCCAGAAGTCCAGTGGCGATGAGGGCTGAGAGAATGGCAATTTTGCTGGTCATGATATGTCTCCTCCTGAAGGATCGTTACTTTTCATATTTCGAATATAACAACCCTTGTCGGACGAAACAGGGCGTAGAGCAGGAGAAGTGTAATCACACAGTCAAATTGTGTAACCCCTTGTCGCAAGGCCTTAAAAGCCCACAAAGGTGCCATTTTTCGTGGGCTTTTCCAGCAAGGAGAGACATAGCTGGAACATCCTGAGGGACACCCCAGCCTATCCTATCATTCAGGCAAGCAGGCTCTAGTCCGCATAGGCGACAACCTTCTGGCATTGCTCGCCCAAGCCTTCAACACCTAGACGAATTTCATCGCCTGCCTTGAGGAATTGCGGTGGGGTCATGCCCATGCCGACACCGGGAGGCGTGCCGGTGGTGATGATATCGCCCGCATGCAAGGTGATGAAGCGACTGAGATGGGCAATAATCTGTGGCACGGTGAAGATCATGCGGGCCGTTGTACCCCGCTGCTTGGCTTCGCCGTTGACATCGAGCCATAGGTTGAGCTTTTGGGGATCGGCGACCTCGTCACGCGTCACAAGCCAGGGACCGATAGGGCCGAAGCCGTCGCAGGATTTGCCCTTGATCCACTGACCACCATGATTGTTCTGAAAGTCACGCTCGGAAATATCGTTGACAACGCAATAGCCAGCCACGGCATCAAGCGCCTCTTCCTCGCTGATATGCCGAACAGTCTTGTTGATCACGACGCCTAGTTCCACTTCCCAGTCCGTGTGGGAGGACCCTTTGGGCAACATCACCGGATCATTGGCTCCTGTGGGTTCACAAACCTTCATGAACACGATCGGGTTTTCCGGAGGTTCGATTCCCACCTCTGCAGCATGGTCGCTATAGTTGACGCCAATACAGAAAAAGCGCCGCACATTGCCAATGCAAGGGGCAAGGCGCGCTCCTTCGGGCACTTTGGGAAAGGTAGCCAGATCAAGGTCTGCAATGGTCTTGAGGGCAAAAGGCGACAATTCATCCGGGCCCAGATCATCGATATGAGAGGACAAGTCGCGCCCAATACCATCTGCATCCAATATGGCCGGTTTTTCCGCCCCTTCCTCACCAAATCTGAAAAGCTTCATGCCATATTCCTCCTGCACCAATTCTTCTGAGTATGAAATCACAGGCCGCACGACCCGTGATCACGCGACCATCCATTTGCACCCGACCTCGGCGGAGCCTGCCTGAAAGCGAGGCGCCTTAGGGGATCAACACCAAGGAACCCGTGGTCTTGCGGCTTTGCAAGTCCATGTGCGCCTTCGCCGCATCGGCCAGAGCATATTCGGTCGGTTCGGCGATTTTGATGGCGCCGGAAGCAATCGCTGCGAAGAAATCGTTGCTTGCCGCTTCCAGATCAGCACGCGTCGAAATGAAGTGAGCCAAGGTCGGCCGGGTCACCATCAAGGACCCCTTGCTGGCCAGAATGCCAAGATTGACACCATCCACCGCTCCAGACGCATTGCCAAAGCTGACCATCAGGCCGCGCGGTTGCAGGCAATCAAGGCTGTCTTCAAAGGTATCCTTGCCGACACCGTCAAACACCACTGGCAGCTTCGCACCCTCGTTGATTTCCTTGATCCGTTCCGGAACCGATTCAGTTCGGTAATTGATGACGTGATCACACCCCAGCTCCTTGACGAGATCAGCCTTTTCATCTGATCCGACCGTGCCGATCACCGTAGCCTCCAACGCCTTGAGCCACTGCACCGCGATCTGGCCAACACCGCCAGCAGCGGCATGGAAAAGCACCGTCTCACCTTGCCGGACCGGATAGATCTGGCGGATGAGATATTGCACCGTCAGCCCCTTGAGCAGGCAGGATGCCGCCTGCTTGGCTGTGATGCTGGTGGGCAGGAGAACCGCGGTCGCGCCATTGATGATATTGTGGGTCGCATAAGAGCCGATGGGCCCGGAGCAATATGCCACCCGATCACCCGCCTTGACGTGTGCCACTCCTTCGCCAACGGCCTCGACCAATCCGGCCGCCTCGCCGCCAAGCCCGGTTGGCATGGGGAGCGGATAAAGCCCCGTGCGGTGGTAGGTGTCGATAAAATTGACGCCAACCGCTTCATGGCGCACAAGAATCTGACCCGGCTTCAGCTCTGGCAGATCGCGCTCCACAAGCTTCATCTGCTCCGGGCCGCCATGGGCACTGATTTCAATTCGGGTCATCTTGCTCATCGGATCCTCCGATCATGATTTTGGTTTTTCTCACATGCAATCTATGAAACTATGCCAGCAGTCCGAAATTGCAACGCCTTTCTGTCCATGCGCAATGCTTTCCTGACGCAGCAAGAATTTGGTCACCGCCTTATGCTAAAAGGGGGCAAAGCCACAGCCGGAATTTTATATGCCACATCCACGTACCTTGTTTGATCCCCCTGCCCGAAGGCTGGCCAAGGCCGGTTATGTCCTTATTCCCCTCGGGATTCTGGGGTTTGCTGTCAGCGCCTTTGCATTGACCCTAGGCGGTGTCTGGATCTGGGCAGGTGCTCTTGGCTGGCTGTTCTGCGGTATATTAGGGGCTGTACTAACTTTACATTCGGGGAGCCGGTCGAGCATGGTCCCCGAAAAGGAAGAAACCCTGCGCGCCCAACTCGAACAGCTCGATATGGCCTGCGAGGGGCTGCTGGACCAGAATTGGGAATTGCGCGAAGCCGAACAGAAATACAAAGCGCTGCTCAATCGGCAGGGTGACATCATTCTGCATCTGGATGAAGAGGGTGGCATTCTGTTTGCCAACGACCCCTTTAGTGAATATTTCGAAAGCGAATCGAAGCTCTGTCCCTTTAGGCCAGAGGCGGGCTCAGACGACGAGACTGAGACTGACGGCGCAAAAGACAATTGCCCCGGACATGATCCTCTTTGGGAGCGGCAAATAGAAACGCGGAATGGACCGCGCTGGTTCCGCTGGACCGAAACGCTGGTACGCTCGATCAACAAGGAGACCGGCACCCGCCTTGTCATCGCGCGCGACATAACGGCCTTTCGGGAAGTGGAAGCGGCCAGCGAAGCCAAGTCTCGTTTTCTCGCCACCATCAGTCACGAAATGCGCACGCCACTCAATGGCATCATCGGTATGGCCAACCTGCTGGAATCAACGCCCTTGTCACCAGAGCAGGCCAGCTACAGCCAGGCCTTGCGCCAATCGGGAACGGCGCTGCTGGCTTTGGTCAACGATGTGCTCGATCTGTCGCGCATCGAAGCTGGCAAGATGATGCTGACCTATGAATGGACGTCCCCGGCAAGACTGATGGAAGATGTGGTCGAGCTGCTCGCTCCGGACGCACAAGAGAAAGGCTTGTCCGTTGCCTCCTGGGTTGGGGCAAACGTGCCCTACAAGCTTTTGATTGATCCGGTTCGTGTGCGGCAGATTCTGGTCAATCTGTTGGGCAACGCCATCAAGTTTACCCCGGACGGGGCGATCAACCTATCGCTCTCCTGCGAGCCAGAACCACAAGAAGGCGAGATGGTGACGCTTTTGATGTCTGTGCGCGATACAGGGCCGGGCGTCGACGATGAATTGAAAACGCGCCTGTTTGAGGAATTCGAGCAGGCAGACACCACCCGCGCCCGCCAGCATGAAGGTTCAGGCCTTGGACTGGCAATCTCCCGCAGGTTGGCCCGCATGATGGGTGGGGATATCGATCTATCGAGCCTTCCGGGCAAGGGGTCAACCTTTACCCTGCATATTCAGGCGGCCTGGCTGAATGATGAAGACCAAGATGCGTCTTCAGACACCCTCCCTATCAAGGACACCTCAAGTGCGCTGAATGGGCAAAGTCTGGTGGGTATAGACCTGACCAAGGCAGATGAGCGGGCGCTTTTTTCCTATTGTCAGGATTGGGGGATGACCTTTCATTCTCTTAGCCATGCGCAATGGGAAAAGGAAGGCAGCGCGCTTTCGCCTGATCATCTGCTGATCAATGGCGCGGAGCCGGATAAGGCCTTCAAGATCATTGCCGGCTTTGATCCGATGCGCGGAGGAAGGCTCACACGTCCGCGACCGCGAAGCCGGATCATTCTGCTTGAGCCGAGCGAGCGCAAGGTTATTCCGCAGATGCGCAACAGCGGCATCAATGCCTATCTGGTCAAGCCGATCAGGCAACTCTCCTTGCAGCAATCCCTGCTGGGCCACCCCCATGGACCGGACCATCACTTGCTGGGCGATCCTTGGGCCACCCCTCAGGCGGCTGTGCCAAGTCCTGAAAAGTCTGCGCAAGCGGATCCGGCTTCCAAACCCGTTCAGGAAGAGCCAACATCAGCAGCAGGCAGCGAGTGTCTGCGCATTTTGCTGGTCGAAGATAACCAGATCAACGCCCTTCTGGCGCGGACCGTTCTTGAAAAAGTCGGTATGGACGTCCATCTTGTCTCTTCGGGACAAGCGGCGCTTGAGGCCTACAAGGAAAAGCAGCCTTTCGAGCTGGCGCTTCTCGATCTGCATATGCCTGATATGGATGGGCTGAAGCTTTTCGATGCCATGCAGACCATGGACGAAACCAACGGGCGCTCCATTCCCAAGATCGCCTTTACCGCCGATGCCTTGCAGGAAACCAGAGAAACCTGCCTTTCCCGAGGATTTAGCGACTATATCGTCAAACCGGTCCAACCCGAAAATCTTGTCGAAATTATCCGCAGTGTGCTTGATAAAAAGCGCAAATGTCACAAAACTGTACTATAATTTCTTTAGATCTGCCGCAGAAAATCGGCTGATATTGCTTACTGTCTTAAAAAGAATCAAAGCTTATTTGGCCGTTATTCATACAGCCTTTCGTTGGAGAAGCTGTAATAAATCAAATATCTAGTCTTTCGCCTGTGTTAGACACACGGGAAAGAAAAAGGCCTGCGCACAAGATAGGCCCCCAATATTCGACAGTTTAGGCGTAGCGAATCACTCGCCCGGCTCTTGATCGTCTAGGAGGACGAACGCGATGGCCATGCAGGATAACCAAAGCGATTGCGCCATTGAGCGATCTCAATGGCAGAATCCACCTGTGTTAAAGCCCAATTTGTCCAGCAAGCTGCGCGCGTCTCTGCGGCGCAATCGCCTCAGGGACGGCTATCCGATCAGCTCCAAGCCCATAACCCTTGGTCGCGTGGGCTCGCTTGAAATCCGTCTGGCCCAGACGGAGCGGGAAATACGCAAGGCCCAACGCCTGCGTTACAAGGTCTTCTACAAGGAGATGGCGGCCAAGCCGAACAGCCAGACCAAATTCACACGCCGTGATGCGGATGCCTATGACGCAATCTGCGACCACCTTCTTGTGCTGGATCACGATTCACCGAAGAAGAAATTCCGCCGCCTAGAGCCGCGCATTGTGGGCACCTACCGCCTGTTGCGTCAGGAAATGGCCAATCTTTACGGCGGTTTCTATACTGCATCAGAATTTAATATCGACCCCATTCTCGAGGCCCACCCGAATCGCCGCTTTCTGGAGCTGGGCCGGTCTTGCGTGCTGAAGGAATATCGCACCAAGCGCACCATCGAATTGTTGTGGCAAGGCATCTGGGCCTATGTGCAGATCCACAAGATCGATGTCATGATCGGTTGCGCTTCCATTATGGGCACAGACCCCAAAGAGCTGGCCGAACCGCTGACATTCCTCTCCAAACTGGGCAAAGCGCCGCAAGAATGGTCGGTTGA encodes the following:
- a CDS encoding cytochrome c, which gives rise to MARKRRIPFARSRSSLIFMCIALFILLLLITTGDFLSKKDDDKLIATLDSAQIRREGLKLYNANCLSCHGVGGRSTSFGPALINRIYYKGNLSDRAFIQAVNYGAPQHNWDYGPMDPVEGLTQTEVAQILAYVRSEQKQAQKR
- a CDS encoding DUF2202 domain-containing protein, with translation MTSKIAILSALIATGLLASPASAASNVPQPVEDALITALQDEYHAEAFYDAVMEKFGPVRPFSNIIRAEQMHQSALIDIMQHYGVAIPANTELKSAEIRAVVPATLGEACSIGIQAEIDNAGLYQDKLLPAVTAYPDITTIFKALSDASQQKHLPAFQRCAPR
- the recF gene encoding DNA replication/repair protein RecF encodes the protein MNTASICPDPTAQLQRPVDRVTVASINLANFRNYASLSLALDGKHVVLTGANGSGKTNLLEAVSFLSPGRGLRRVAYPEIAREQSGEGSWAVSVTLDTPSGDIKLGTGLQPGPDGGLQRRIRINGATAKSAESLSDHVSVLWLTPQMDSLFTGAASERRKWLDRMVLAIDKTHGTRVNAFEKAMRQRNRLLDEAPHETVWLDGIEAQMAEFGSAIATARAELIALLNRSLSILHGEDGSTAFPNALLDLDGQLESEAFSRPAIESEEHYRSVLRQGRARDRAAGRTLTGPHRSDLLVRHGPKDMPAAKCSTGEQKALLLGIVLAHAHLVSERAGRTPLVLLDEVAAHLDETRRLALFDLLDRLGCQAFVTGTDDRIFLPLGERAERFNVSCGTILPLE
- the gyrB gene encoding DNA topoisomerase (ATP-hydrolyzing) subunit B, whose translation is MSDIENTPQSADAEYGADSIKVLKGLDAVRKRPGMYIGDTDDGSGLHHMVYEVVDNAIDEALGGYADLVTVTLNAEGSVTVTDNGRGIPTDIHHEEGVSAAEVIMTQLHAGGKFDQNSYKVSGGLHGVGVSVVNALSTKLKLRIWRNDKEHEIDFKNGNAVSPLKVLGPANGQKGTEVTFTPSPETFTHIEFNFATLEHRLRELAFLNSGVRILLTDDRGPDQVQEEMLYEGGLEAFVTWLDRAKKPMIEKPLAVSAEKDGITVEAAMWWNDSYHENVLCFTNNIPQRDGGTHLAGFRAALTRQITSYAESSGLLKREKVNPTGDDCREGLTCVLSVKVPDPKFSSQTKDKLVSSEVRPVVENLINAALGEWLEENPNEGKTIVSKVVEAAAAREAARKARELTRRKGALDIASLPGKLADCQERDPAKSELFLVEGDSAGGSAKQGRHRSNQAILPLRGKILNVERARFDRMLSSQEIGTLITALGTGIGKDEFNPAKLRYHKIIIMTDADVDGAHIRTLLLTFFFRQMPELVEQGHLYIAQPPLYKVKRGQSEQYLKDELAFEDYLIDTGIEEAVLTTGSKIERAGRDLRALLDESRTFSATLEGLHSRYNRSVVEQSAISGLFDPAISEDEKLIEEAMARVCRRLDRMAEETERGWESIVKDDGSYVFERTVRGVKETAILDAALLNSADAIKLNKLGEDIKENFDYGTVMRRREKEYIIYGPGSLLKEVYLLGRKGISMQRYKGLGEMNAEQLWETTLDPEARTLLQVRVQEADDADDIFAKLMGDDVEPRRNFIQDNALNVANLDI
- a CDS encoding cupin domain-containing protein, which produces MLDANAVIAKLGMQAHPEGGYFVETFRDTEGPEGRGHSTVIYYLLKAGEVSHWHRVDAVEAWFWQAGAPLELSIAQDGADKQTLIMGPDILAGEQPQGIVPRHAWQSARSTGAWSLVSCMVAPGFLFEGFELAPDDWSPKS
- the dnaN gene encoding DNA polymerase III subunit beta; translation: MKVTLERATLLKSLNHVHRVVERRNTIPILSNVMLRAEGGDLVFKATDLDLEVLETAPAMVEIGGATTVPAHMLYDIVRKLPDGSQVTLETNEEQTALAIIAGRAHFTLQILPVTDFPDITAGEFSHNFTIPALDLKKLIDHTQFAISTEETRYYLNGIYVHSLDIDGASVLRAVATDGHRLAQAQLPAPAGAQGMPGVIVPRKTVSEVQKLIEDPEANIAVELSETKIRLTIGPVVLTSKLIDGTFPDYEKVIPKGNDKVMKIENALFAQAVDRVSTVSNERGRAVKLSLQPNSLVLSVSNPDSGTATDELTVEYESDPMEIGFNARYLLDITNQLESDSAQFRLADSGSPTLIQDDGDNNTLYVLMPMRV
- the rsgA gene encoding ribosome small subunit-dependent GTPase A → MTSFDNFLKHIPAKSVDSSDTSSQTSPFDPTTAAKQSWTLSELGFSGHFMSQLDMEELEQLTPYRISEIQRSIVVGLGEAGTRPLRTPHKIPTSAFGVGDWVLVDHTDQIARRLEPRSELKRRAAGTDVSEQLIASNVDILFVVTSCNDDFNLARIERFLALARDADVTPVVLLTKADLCEEPNAYIDQAKDLMDGLDVLGLNAKAPDVVNRLAPWCGRGQTIAMVGSSGVGKTTLLNAFTGRTDATQDIREDDSKGRHTTTYRSLHPTINGAWLVDTPGIRALRLHEKSTGIEQVFDDILELANDCKFRNCRHENEPGCAIQAAIKAGELDAARLERWRKLEAEDNRNTQSVAQSRRKSKAFGKMVKNAMKESNRFKGRDRDDL